One window of the Chryseobacterium sp. CY350 genome contains the following:
- the yajC gene encoding preprotein translocase subunit YajC — protein sequence MLTIFLQTAPAGGSSPMMLIMMGVMFVGFYFLMIRPQMKKQKQEKKFQEELKVGSRVVLTSGLHGRISQIQEDGIVIETLSGKLKFEKAAISREFTAARFGDKATATADKKEVIDTEKK from the coding sequence ATGTTAACAATATTTTTACAGACAGCACCAGCTGGAGGATCCTCTCCAATGATGCTGATCATGATGGGTGTGATGTTTGTCGGGTTTTATTTCCTGATGATCAGACCTCAGATGAAAAAGCAGAAACAGGAGAAAAAATTTCAGGAAGAATTGAAAGTTGGAAGCAGAGTAGTGCTTACTTCTGGTCTTCACGGGAGAATATCTCAGATTCAGGAAGATGGTATCGTTATTGAAACGCTTTCAGGAAAATTGAAGTTCGAAAAAGCGGCAATTTCGAGAGAGTTTACTGCTGCAAGATTTGGCGATAAAGCTACAGCAACTGCTGATAAAAAAGAAGTTATCGATACTGAAAAGAAATAA
- a CDS encoding energy transducer TonB — translation MADENAYSQNLSLDEIVFENRNKSYGAYDIRTQYPRLLTKSFIIGTSLFLLAALSPFIYLTIQKMNEPPPQEVNADLVEILEDDPIIEEVKPDEPPPPPPPKEEEKIEVIQNVVPEPVKAPKIETPPPPISKQLETQTGLVAQEGVKAPAYTPPPPPPSTGTKASTAEVKPQVSDTQVYSEVEQTAEFPGGINAFRNKVSGNFDGSAMNGDEGTVKTEITFVVERDGSITDVKANGKNADFNSEAVRTIKSIKNKWTPAKINGQSVRYRFRLPLTMNFEG, via the coding sequence ATGGCAGATGAAAATGCGTACAGTCAGAATCTTTCATTAGATGAGATTGTATTTGAAAATAGAAATAAAAGTTATGGTGCATATGATATCAGAACTCAGTACCCTAGGTTACTGACAAAATCTTTTATCATCGGTACATCATTGTTCTTGCTAGCTGCTTTGAGCCCTTTTATATATCTTACTATCCAAAAGATGAACGAACCACCTCCACAAGAAGTAAACGCTGATCTGGTGGAAATTTTGGAAGATGATCCTATTATAGAAGAAGTTAAACCAGATGAACCACCACCACCACCGCCTCCAAAAGAGGAAGAAAAGATTGAGGTTATCCAGAACGTAGTTCCGGAACCGGTGAAGGCTCCGAAAATTGAGACTCCACCACCACCAATCTCTAAGCAGTTGGAAACTCAAACAGGTTTAGTAGCTCAGGAAGGAGTAAAAGCTCCTGCATATACGCCACCGCCACCGCCGCCATCTACAGGAACTAAAGCTTCAACAGCTGAAGTAAAACCTCAGGTGAGTGATACTCAGGTGTACAGTGAAGTAGAGCAGACTGCTGAATTTCCTGGAGGAATAAATGCGTTTAGAAATAAAGTTTCTGGGAACTTCGATGGTTCAGCAATGAATGGTGATGAAGGGACTGTAAAAACTGAAATCACTTTCGTTGTAGAAAGAGACGGATCAATTACAGACGTAAAAGCTAACGGTAAAAATGCAGACTTTAATTCTGAAGCTGTTAGAACGATAAAGTCTATTAAAAATAAGTGGACTCCTGCAAAAATCAATGGTCAATCTGTTCGTTACAGATTTAGATTACCATTAACAATGAATTTTGAAGGTTAA
- a CDS encoding PstS family phosphate ABC transporter substrate-binding protein, protein MSKLKFVLILLFAFAVSCSKKEDKSPSYHKGDMTILTDDSFKSVTEALADGYMINYPDTKIKVVSKKEDLGFLDLLHDKARIVVMSKELSAEEVKAYEEQADLKFLPAKFAADAVVFVVPKNSTRTSITMEEIAQGMQSESKNFIFDGANSSNLNFVAQKLNKLPKDLKYSIIPGSANVIKELGKYPDKIGVVGLNTISRPYDNESENLRELIKILPVDNKGKLYAPDFEGLREMKYPFTRVLYFLTNEGNFNIASGFIRYSCTQLGQIIVQKEGLQPYNIYRREVQMR, encoded by the coding sequence ATGAGTAAATTAAAATTTGTGCTCATATTGCTTTTTGCTTTTGCGGTAAGTTGTTCTAAAAAGGAAGATAAATCTCCCTCTTATCACAAAGGTGATATGACGATATTAACAGACGATTCGTTTAAAAGCGTAACAGAAGCGTTAGCTGATGGATATATGATCAACTATCCAGATACAAAAATTAAGGTTGTATCGAAAAAAGAAGATCTTGGTTTTTTAGATCTGTTACATGACAAGGCGAGAATTGTCGTGATGTCTAAGGAACTTTCTGCAGAAGAAGTAAAAGCGTATGAAGAACAAGCTGATCTGAAATTTTTGCCTGCAAAATTTGCCGCGGATGCTGTTGTTTTTGTCGTTCCCAAAAATTCTACGAGAACTAGTATTACGATGGAAGAAATAGCTCAGGGAATGCAGTCAGAAAGCAAGAATTTTATATTTGATGGTGCAAATTCAAGTAATTTGAACTTTGTAGCACAAAAATTAAATAAACTTCCCAAAGATTTAAAATATTCTATAATTCCGGGAAGTGCAAATGTTATTAAAGAGCTAGGAAAATATCCCGACAAAATAGGTGTAGTTGGTCTCAATACAATCAGTCGACCGTACGATAACGAATCCGAAAATTTAAGAGAACTTATAAAAATACTACCTGTGGATAATAAAGGTAAACTTTACGCTCCTGACTTCGAGGGCTTGCGAGAAATGAAATATCCGTTCACTAGAGTTTTATATTTCTTAACAAACGAAGGTAATTTCAACATAGCAAGCGGTTTTATAAGATACTCATGTACACAATTGGGTCAGATAATAGTTCAAAAAGAAGGTCTGCAGCCTTATAATATTTATCGCAGAGAAGTGCAGATGCGTTAA
- a CDS encoding tetratricopeptide repeat protein produces MKDIMIMNVKKIAFGAAVVFFSNFTIAQTLQDGINSIDSDKFAQAKNNFTQMIAKAPEAENYFYLGNTYLRQSEPDFAQATENFNKGLAVDKKGYLNRLGLATVKLGKGDKSAISEIQEIVKDSREKDAEVLFRAAEALTLFEKNNSPDLAIQFLNKAIERAKKDVPAYYYYTLGDAYRLKRIPGDAMSAYDKALPLAKNKASVYTRIGTLWMAAQQWQQAKTSIDKAIATDPTYAPAYKALAAYDIKYQENAKATQDLINYTKYADEDPYTQLEIAKLYFTNEDYANSKMILDKIFDKINDPIKFKLRSYVNYADGKYAEAKQNMDTFVSQAEKSRVQPADQGLQGLIAAGLAKTETDAAKKSALMTEAQQKVAIAKAAKDETMKWDMELVKIAGGGASQSAVDSGPTNPQIEALKKQVAANAQDSDALYKLATAYQDAKNWNGAILTWQKMSAILPDWAPAYYSLGYAYQQATNNDAAKIAYEKYIATVKPAEVEANKQTLAYAYFAVAYLSKDSDPAKAKDYVAKSLQLDPTYQDAVKLNTEINK; encoded by the coding sequence ATGAAAGATATAATGATTATGAATGTAAAGAAGATTGCTTTTGGAGCAGCGGTTGTATTTTTTAGCAATTTTACGATCGCACAGACGTTACAAGATGGTATAAACAGCATTGACAGTGATAAATTTGCACAGGCAAAAAATAATTTCACTCAAATGATTGCTAAAGCACCGGAAGCAGAAAATTATTTCTATTTAGGAAATACATATTTAAGACAGTCTGAGCCAGATTTTGCACAAGCAACCGAGAATTTTAATAAAGGTCTTGCAGTAGATAAAAAAGGTTATTTAAATAGACTTGGATTAGCAACTGTAAAATTAGGAAAAGGAGATAAAAGTGCTATCTCTGAGATTCAGGAAATAGTGAAAGATTCAAGGGAGAAAGATGCGGAAGTGCTTTTTAGAGCTGCTGAAGCATTAACTTTATTTGAGAAAAACAACTCGCCTGATCTTGCTATTCAATTTCTTAACAAAGCAATTGAGAGAGCTAAAAAAGACGTTCCAGCTTATTATTACTATACTTTAGGTGATGCTTACAGACTAAAGAGAATTCCTGGTGATGCGATGTCTGCATATGACAAAGCTTTGCCTTTAGCAAAAAATAAAGCTTCTGTTTACACCAGAATTGGTACTCTTTGGATGGCAGCTCAACAGTGGCAGCAGGCAAAGACAAGTATTGACAAAGCGATTGCAACAGATCCTACGTATGCGCCAGCTTACAAAGCTTTAGCGGCTTATGATATTAAATATCAGGAAAATGCAAAGGCTACTCAGGATTTGATTAACTATACGAAATATGCTGATGAAGATCCTTATACGCAGTTAGAAATTGCAAAGCTATATTTTACAAACGAAGATTATGCAAATTCAAAAATGATTTTAGATAAGATTTTTGATAAGATTAATGATCCTATCAAATTCAAATTGAGATCATACGTGAATTACGCAGATGGAAAATATGCAGAAGCAAAGCAGAACATGGATACATTTGTTTCTCAGGCAGAGAAATCTAGAGTTCAGCCTGCTGACCAAGGATTGCAAGGTCTTATTGCTGCTGGTTTAGCAAAAACAGAAACAGATGCTGCTAAAAAATCAGCTTTAATGACTGAAGCTCAGCAAAAAGTAGCGATTGCTAAAGCGGCAAAAGATGAAACGATGAAATGGGATATGGAACTTGTGAAAATTGCTGGTGGTGGAGCATCACAATCAGCTGTTGATTCAGGACCAACTAATCCTCAAATCGAAGCATTGAAAAAGCAAGTTGCTGCTAATGCTCAGGATTCTGACGCTTTATACAAACTTGCAACTGCTTATCAGGATGCAAAAAACTGGAATGGTGCTATACTGACATGGCAGAAAATGAGTGCAATATTACCAGATTGGGCTCCTGCTTACTACAGTTTAGGGTATGCTTATCAGCAAGCAACAAATAATGATGCGGCAAAAATTGCTTACGAAAAATATATTGCAACAGTAAAACCTGCAGAAGTAGAAGCTAACAAACAAACTTTAGCATATGCTTACTTTGCAGTTGCATACTTATCTAAAGATTCTGATCCTGCAAAAGCTAAAGATTACGTTGCTAAATCTTTGCAACTAGATCCTACTTATCAGGATGCTGTAAAATTAAATACAGAAATTAACAAATAA
- a CDS encoding DUF1573 domain-containing protein encodes MKKSLSIIALSIIGFGLVSCKKEENKELQNSETIVPDSLSTVPGDSLPQKTETSVAGEAAAPVSNQPLTTVALSESNFDFGNIKKGDKVNHVYEVTNTGTNPLVISEVKPGCGCTAPEFTKDPILPGKKGKITLSFDSSSFDGAVQKFADVYANVEKSPIKLTFNANIQPK; translated from the coding sequence ATGAAAAAGTCGTTATCAATTATCGCTTTGTCTATCATAGGCTTTGGTTTGGTTTCTTGTAAAAAAGAAGAAAACAAAGAACTTCAAAATTCAGAAACCATTGTTCCAGATTCTCTTAGCACTGTGCCTGGAGATTCTCTACCTCAAAAAACCGAAACTTCAGTTGCCGGAGAAGCTGCTGCACCAGTTTCTAATCAACCGTTGACTACCGTTGCATTATCAGAAAGCAATTTTGATTTTGGAAACATCAAAAAAGGTGATAAGGTAAATCACGTGTATGAAGTGACTAATACAGGAACTAATCCTTTGGTGATTTCTGAAGTGAAACCAGGATGCGGATGTACTGCTCCGGAATTTACGAAAGACCCAATTTTACCAGGTAAAAAAGGTAAAATTACATTAAGCTTTGATTCATCAAGTTTTGATGGGGCAGTTCAAAAGTTTGCAGACGTTTATGCAAATGTTGAAAAATCGCCTATCAAGTTAACGTTCAATGCGAACATTCAACCTAAATAA
- the bshB1 gene encoding bacillithiol biosynthesis deacetylase BshB1 has product MKTDILAFGAHPDDVELGCGGTIAKLISEGKTCVIIDLTKGELGTRGTDQTRHEEATESAKILGVAARENLGMKDGFLINSEEYQMEIVKMIRKYRPEIVLANAIDDRHPDHAKAAKLVSDACFLAGLRKIQTNIDGKSQDVWRPKQIFHYIQWKDIKPEFVIDISEHLDKKLQACMAFKTQFYDPESKEPETPITSKDFYESLTYRAQDLGRLSGVTYAEGFTTEKLIAMKNFDGIVL; this is encoded by the coding sequence ATGAAAACAGATATACTCGCTTTTGGGGCCCATCCGGACGATGTTGAACTTGGCTGTGGCGGCACAATAGCTAAATTAATTTCAGAAGGGAAAACTTGCGTTATTATCGATCTTACAAAAGGTGAGCTTGGAACTCGTGGTACCGATCAAACTAGACATGAAGAGGCAACGGAATCTGCTAAAATTTTAGGAGTCGCGGCGAGAGAAAATCTTGGGATGAAAGATGGTTTTTTGATTAATTCTGAAGAATACCAGATGGAAATTGTAAAAATGATCCGTAAATACCGCCCGGAAATAGTTTTAGCGAATGCAATCGATGATCGACATCCAGATCATGCAAAAGCAGCAAAATTAGTATCTGATGCGTGTTTTCTCGCTGGCTTGAGAAAGATTCAGACAAATATAGATGGGAAAAGCCAAGATGTATGGAGACCAAAACAGATTTTCCATTATATTCAGTGGAAAGATATAAAGCCGGAGTTTGTTATCGATATATCTGAACATCTCGATAAAAAGCTGCAAGCCTGTATGGCTTTTAAAACCCAGTTTTACGATCCCGAATCGAAGGAACCTGAAACACCGATCACTTCTAAAGACTTTTATGAAAGCCTTACGTATCGTGCTCAGGATTTAGGAAGATTGTCGGGAGTTACTTATGCTGAGGGATTTACGACTGAGAAGCTTATTGCAATGAAAAATTTTGACGGAATTGTTTTGTAA
- a CDS encoding ABC transporter ATP-binding protein has product MKALKTLNPYFWKHKILLFWGLLFIIASNFFNIYKVQFVGKSVDELTKTGSLGFNKQVLIYVAIIVGCSLLTGFFTFMMRQTIIVASRRIEYELKNKIYRHYQDLSLTDYKTTTTGDLMNRLSEDVVAVRMYLGPGVMYVVNLLILLTITCIYMLKTDVSMTVWTLFPLPILSYIIFKVSSIINKKSKIMQKSQSAISTFVQDSFSGIRVVKFFAKENYIKKNYSSKVTDYQDKALDLAKTEAYFFTIILFVIGLLNVAIILIGGQKYIAGELTVGKIADFFMYINILIWPFSMVGWVTSVNQRAEASMQRINEFMDKKSDVINTNFEKYDIKGDIEFRNVSYVYPNTGIKALENLSFKINAGQSLAIMGKTGSGKSTIALLLCRLIDPSEGEILVDGKNLKDHNLDNYRDFIGYIPQESYLFSDSIEHNIGFSIDNPTHEKVVEYSKIADVHKNIIDFKEGYKTMVGERGVMLSGGQKQRICIARALIKDPNIIIFDDSLSALDTETEQNILENIDTKIHNATSIIITHRESSAQRADKIINLTEITNSVTA; this is encoded by the coding sequence ATGAAAGCTTTAAAAACTCTAAACCCATACTTTTGGAAGCACAAAATATTATTGTTTTGGGGCTTACTCTTTATCATTGCCAGCAACTTTTTCAACATTTATAAGGTACAGTTTGTAGGAAAATCTGTGGACGAACTAACGAAAACAGGAAGCCTAGGCTTTAACAAACAAGTTCTTATTTATGTTGCAATCATCGTAGGCTGCTCACTTCTAACCGGATTTTTCACCTTTATGATGAGACAAACCATTATTGTAGCATCAAGAAGAATTGAATATGAACTCAAAAATAAGATCTACAGGCACTATCAGGATTTATCATTAACAGATTACAAAACAACAACCACCGGAGATTTGATGAACCGTTTAAGTGAAGATGTTGTTGCCGTAAGAATGTATCTCGGCCCTGGTGTGATGTACGTTGTTAACTTACTGATTTTATTGACGATCACATGTATCTACATGTTGAAAACTGATGTTTCAATGACTGTCTGGACATTATTTCCATTACCTATTCTTTCGTACATCATTTTCAAAGTCAGCTCGATCATCAATAAAAAGTCTAAAATCATGCAGAAAAGTCAGTCTGCAATTTCAACTTTTGTACAGGACAGTTTTTCGGGAATCCGTGTTGTTAAATTTTTCGCAAAGGAAAATTATATTAAGAAAAATTATAGCTCAAAGGTTACCGACTATCAGGATAAAGCTTTAGATTTAGCAAAAACAGAAGCGTATTTCTTTACCATTATTTTATTCGTAATCGGATTATTAAATGTTGCGATCATCCTGATTGGCGGACAGAAATATATTGCGGGTGAATTGACAGTAGGGAAAATTGCTGATTTTTTCATGTACATCAATATTTTGATATGGCCATTTTCTATGGTCGGCTGGGTAACTTCAGTAAACCAGAGAGCTGAAGCTTCGATGCAAAGAATTAATGAATTTATGGATAAAAAATCTGATGTTATTAATACAAACTTTGAAAAGTACGACATAAAAGGGGATATCGAATTCAGGAATGTATCTTATGTTTACCCGAATACAGGTATTAAAGCTTTAGAAAATTTAAGTTTTAAAATTAATGCCGGACAATCTCTAGCGATAATGGGTAAAACCGGGAGCGGAAAATCTACCATTGCTCTGCTTTTATGCAGATTGATCGACCCAAGTGAAGGTGAAATTTTAGTCGACGGAAAAAACCTGAAGGATCATAACCTTGATAATTATCGTGATTTTATAGGCTATATTCCTCAGGAAAGTTATTTGTTTTCAGATTCTATCGAACATAATATTGGTTTTTCGATCGATAATCCTACGCACGAGAAGGTGGTTGAATATTCTAAAATTGCAGACGTTCACAAAAATATCATCGATTTCAAAGAAGGATATAAAACCATGGTTGGAGAGCGTGGCGTGATGCTTTCCGGGGGTCAAAAACAACGAATTTGTATTGCTAGAGCTTTGATAAAAGATCCAAATATCATCATTTTCGATGATTCTTTATCTGCTTTAGACACAGAAACCGAACAGAATATTCTTGAAAATATAGATACTAAAATTCATAATGCAACTTCTATAATTATCACTCACCGAGAGTCTAGCGCTCAACGAGCTGATAAAATCATTAATCTTACTGAAATTACCAATTCTGTAACTGCTTAG
- a CDS encoding DUF3276 family protein, translated as MSEYKERHENEIFTKVLKAGRRTYFFDVRETKAGDYYLTITESKKNFGENGEATFEKHKIYLYKEDFKSFQEMFNESTDFIINEKGEDVISEKHDKDFKSKTYTIDSDDEV; from the coding sequence ATGAGTGAATACAAGGAACGCCATGAGAATGAAATTTTCACGAAGGTGTTAAAAGCAGGAAGAAGAACGTATTTCTTTGATGTGCGCGAGACGAAAGCAGGAGATTATTATCTTACAATTACCGAAAGCAAAAAGAATTTCGGGGAGAATGGAGAGGCTACATTCGAAAAGCATAAAATTTATCTATATAAAGAAGATTTTAAAAGCTTTCAGGAGATGTTTAATGAATCTACAGATTTTATCATCAATGAAAAAGGTGAAGATGTAATATCTGAAAAACATGATAAAGATTTTAAGAGCAAAACCTACACGATCGATTCTGACGACGAGGTTTAG
- a CDS encoding ExbD/TolR family protein: protein MAEVQVQEKGAKGGKVRSKKQSTRVDMTPMVDLGFLLITFFMFTTTFSKPNVMDLGLPAKPKENTPKPPPTEIKLSNSISLLLGKDNKIFWHQQDNTSLTDQTLNETSFDREGIRKIIEQAKRSAADRTKFTVIIKPTDDAVYKNFVDILDEMAITKSEQYGVTDLKPWEKAIYDKKVGNPAGAAPATK, encoded by the coding sequence ATGGCAGAAGTACAAGTACAGGAAAAAGGCGCCAAAGGCGGCAAGGTACGTTCCAAGAAACAGAGTACCAGAGTCGATATGACTCCGATGGTGGACTTGGGTTTTCTATTGATTACCTTCTTTATGTTCACAACCACATTCTCTAAACCGAATGTTATGGATTTGGGTCTTCCGGCAAAACCGAAAGAGAATACACCGAAACCACCACCAACAGAAATTAAACTTTCTAATTCAATTTCTTTATTATTAGGTAAAGACAATAAGATTTTTTGGCATCAGCAGGATAATACATCTCTGACTGATCAAACTCTTAACGAAACTAGCTTTGATAGAGAAGGTATCAGAAAGATCATTGAGCAAGCAAAGAGGAGTGCGGCTGATAGAACTAAATTTACAGTGATTATCAAACCGACTGACGATGCAGTGTATAAGAACTTTGTAGACATTCTTGACGAAATGGCAATTACCAAAAGTGAGCAGTACGGTGTTACTGATCTTAAGCCTTGGGAAAAAGCTATTTACGACAAAAAAGTAGGGAATCCAGCTGGTGCTGCTCCTGCAACAAAGTAA
- a CDS encoding ExbD/TolR family protein — MARVKPKRHGVVTDMTAMCDVAFLLLTFFILTTQFKKPDVEQIKPPSSISEKLLPDASLMTINATPDGKFYFQPVDNGSERVQLLDKMGQKYGVTFDNKQKVAFQRVQAIGVPMNQLKSYLNLPEDEQKSFKSPTGIPMDSTNKQLVDWVEQSLSVNPDYKLAIKGDVTTGYPKVKSLFEGLRDIDFLKFWLITSQEGKPNE, encoded by the coding sequence ATGGCGAGAGTCAAACCAAAAAGACATGGGGTAGTTACGGATATGACGGCAATGTGTGACGTTGCATTCCTACTACTTACGTTCTTTATATTGACCACTCAGTTTAAAAAACCTGACGTGGAGCAGATTAAGCCGCCATCTTCGATCTCAGAAAAATTACTTCCTGATGCTAGTTTAATGACTATCAACGCTACACCAGACGGAAAATTTTATTTCCAGCCTGTTGATAACGGTTCAGAAAGAGTACAGCTTTTAGATAAAATGGGTCAAAAGTACGGCGTTACTTTTGACAACAAACAAAAAGTTGCGTTTCAAAGAGTTCAGGCAATTGGGGTTCCTATGAACCAGCTGAAAAGCTATCTTAATTTGCCGGAAGATGAGCAGAAGAGTTTCAAGAGTCCTACAGGGATTCCTATGGATAGTACTAATAAACAATTAGTTGACTGGGTAGAGCAAAGTTTAAGCGTTAATCCTGATTACAAATTAGCAATCAAGGGTGATGTAACTACAGGATATCCTAAAGTTAAAAGTTTATTTGAGGGTTTAAGAGATATCGATTTTCTTAAATTTTGGTTGATAACGTCACAAGAAGGTAAACCTAATGAATAA
- a CDS encoding transcription antitermination protein NusB has protein sequence MLGRRQIREKVVESVYSYYQNPIKFDVLEKNMFYGIEKIYNLYVLELNFLVSLKNLAENQMEIGKNKYFKTDSEINPNQKFINNQVLIKLEENPERLFFSGQHADLKWDLHDDFLVRTFQRMTSGKRYQDFMKEEGYSFDDDQKFIGKLFLRYVAENEDFHDYVSDRELTWADDIHIANSMVQKTIGFIKENEDSRTLIKMIKDEDDKSFAGKLLRDTLNNWETNEKKLSERLENWDLERVALMDKVILTTAISELDNFPLTPSRVIINEYIEIAKVFATDRSNIFINGILDKYCKDLNRI, from the coding sequence ATGTTAGGAAGAAGACAAATCCGTGAGAAAGTAGTAGAAAGTGTGTATTCTTACTACCAAAATCCAATAAAATTTGATGTTTTAGAGAAAAACATGTTCTATGGAATAGAGAAAATCTATAATCTTTATGTATTGGAACTTAATTTTTTAGTGTCTCTAAAAAATCTTGCAGAAAATCAAATGGAAATTGGGAAGAATAAATACTTCAAAACCGATTCTGAAATCAATCCCAACCAGAAATTCATTAATAATCAAGTTTTAATCAAGTTGGAAGAAAATCCTGAAAGACTTTTCTTTTCCGGGCAACACGCTGATTTGAAATGGGATTTGCATGATGATTTTTTGGTAAGAACATTTCAGAGAATGACGTCAGGAAAGCGTTATCAGGATTTCATGAAAGAAGAAGGTTATTCTTTTGATGATGATCAAAAATTTATTGGGAAATTATTTTTGAGATATGTTGCGGAAAACGAAGACTTCCATGATTATGTAAGTGACAGAGAACTGACTTGGGCCGATGATATTCATATTGCCAACTCTATGGTTCAGAAAACGATTGGTTTTATCAAAGAAAATGAAGACAGCCGAACTTTAATTAAGATGATTAAAGACGAAGATGACAAGTCTTTTGCGGGCAAACTTTTGAGAGATACGCTCAATAACTGGGAAACCAATGAAAAGAAACTATCTGAAAGATTAGAAAACTGGGATTTAGAAAGGGTGGCTTTAATGGATAAGGTAATTCTTACAACAGCAATTTCTGAACTTGATAATTTTCCTTTAACACCTTCAAGAGTTATTATTAATGAATATATTGAGATCGCAAAAGTTTTTGCTACAGACCGTTCGAATATATTCATCAACGGTATTTTAGATAAATATTGTAAAGATTTAAACAGAATATAA
- a CDS encoding C4-dicarboxylate ABC transporter, giving the protein MMFNWLSLVTGLFYIVLGVVIIVYKFFFTLLEPAVAYPLGGLVMLYGVFRIWRAVSKIKNT; this is encoded by the coding sequence ATGATGTTCAATTGGTTATCCTTAGTTACAGGATTGTTTTATATAGTTCTCGGTGTTGTAATTATTGTTTACAAATTCTTTTTTACACTTTTGGAACCTGCGGTTGCTTATCCTCTTGGAGGTTTGGTAATGTTGTACGGAGTTTTCAGAATTTGGCGAGCTGTTTCAAAAATTAAAAATACATGA
- a CDS encoding MotA/TolQ/ExbB proton channel family protein, with translation MEMNVSKNDEQVVAKKAGGLNPAVIIPILLVIGICIYLFVLGSPGNFKDADKLGSGSVAFSSVEGKDIHPESFLGIIYKGGIIVPILITFMITVIVFSFERYFILSKAAGKGNLDNFVVKVRSLLNQNRVDEALEECDRQEGSVGNVVKEGLTTYKALSNDTTLNKEQKMVALNKAIEEATTLEMPMLEKNMMILSTLGTVATLIALLGTVIGMIKAFFALGSGGGTPDAAALSTGISEALINTALGIGTSAIAIMLYNYFTSKIDGLTYKIDEIAMSIQQSFAEFN, from the coding sequence ATGGAAATGAATGTTTCAAAAAATGATGAGCAAGTAGTTGCTAAAAAAGCAGGAGGTCTTAATCCGGCTGTAATTATTCCTATTCTATTAGTTATAGGAATTTGTATTTATTTATTCGTTCTTGGTAGCCCGGGGAATTTTAAAGATGCAGATAAACTAGGAAGTGGTTCTGTTGCTTTTTCAAGTGTTGAAGGGAAAGACATTCACCCAGAGTCGTTTTTGGGAATTATCTACAAAGGAGGGATCATTGTACCGATCTTGATCACTTTCATGATCACGGTAATCGTTTTCTCTTTCGAAAGATATTTTATTCTTAGCAAAGCTGCTGGAAAAGGTAACTTAGATAATTTCGTAGTAAAAGTAAGAAGCTTACTAAACCAAAACAGAGTAGACGAAGCTTTAGAAGAGTGTGACAGACAAGAAGGTTCTGTAGGTAACGTAGTAAAAGAAGGTCTTACAACTTACAAGGCACTTTCTAATGACACTACATTAAACAAAGAGCAAAAAATGGTTGCTTTGAACAAAGCGATCGAAGAAGCTACAACTCTTGAAATGCCAATGCTTGAAAAAAACATGATGATTCTTTCTACTCTAGGTACAGTTGCAACATTGATCGCACTACTAGGAACAGTAATCGGGATGATTAAGGCATTCTTCGCATTAGGTTCTGGAGGTGGTACTCCTGATGCTGCTGCACTTTCTACAGGTATTTCTGAAGCATTGATTAATACAGCTTTAGGTATTGGTACTTCTGCAATTGCGATTATGCTTTACAACTATTTTACATCTAAAATTGACGGATTGACTTATAAGATCGACGAGATCGCTATGAGCATCCAGCAGTCTTTTGCAGAATTCAACTAA